In Dendropsophus ebraccatus isolate aDenEbr1 chromosome 14, aDenEbr1.pat, whole genome shotgun sequence, the following proteins share a genomic window:
- the LOC138772781 gene encoding uncharacterized protein isoform X1 — MPNCIVLGCPHRCGNKGQFPEVILHSFPRSLDQIKAWLYQTGQIYEDLDEMAQRIYERKKTNAYRLCSAHFTKDSYIINQYKKILRPDALPSIFPSPGAYYDRKRPRKRRKRNKDSSQVSNPPTPMEWKETWTNREILFGGEDTQTNVSCFDTTYVRWYNKSVSDRDHARVGVHPRPHPHLKEELLEVPCAGQENVDVPHPGLLTSIKSENIDEQPEDHEDDGILRILVDSPKNEDNHLMSPGIKDETNVRATEHSLHEAEEMPKCIVQGCPHFAGRKNSTPGVTLHMFPKDLNVIKKWLLQTNQDFGDLDLFAEGILQGKIGISRICSAHFAPECYALVGSQKILLDGSIPTIFPERDKASNENAANPAFQNIYLPLGLWTNNMSVVPNVASWGVNQFIGPDVNQDIVIATNGLGVNVSTSAIEHNMEIIPNQYGNPPTTNFVGKSPPPRTGNVKARAKKPKAKPQKQRKTVNETGLVVHDVTTNKVNKAIQWPEYENNVSGELWKVMHDHFYKVPRKYKEMKKCSVMSEYGVRKYLHGNDTESELFSTLQYVANVFSMNKSRELKSTRMLNQALEIVSLIAGEEWVIVKKNSIHNGVHELTGEVPIKCGEVAVYFSMDEWDYIEDHKEDYEDFVTDNIPLNRTWEVPEQWDSDPMTEYEEFEELEEDEEEDIPDPPPNEDSSDWEPDSDMEFEKKEKSVAIRERVISSNPETEEPQMTHKCDECEEAFPDEEALEAHKPTHIRKCEDCEELFSTEAKLIKHRAENHATKRFACTICGIQYDYKSQFIIHQRAHTGEKPFPCAVCGKKFGHRSSLLVHQRRHTAGKTFECGKCDRRFDKKSELVRHEKDHSQNQPYKCKKCEKTFACKTGLLRHRKDHPEENDDKKEKVRSKKHPFKCKVCGKKFAQKRTYEKHMWEHDDY, encoded by the exons ATGCCTAATTGTATTGTCTTAGGCTGTCCACACCGGTGTGGGAACAAGGGTCAATTCCCTGAAGTCATATTACATTCTTTTCCCCGTTCACTGGATCAAATAAAGGCTTGGCTTTACCAAACTGGTCAGATATATGAAGACCTAGATGAAATGGCACAACGCATCTACGAGAGGAAAAAAACCAATGCATATCGCCTTTGCTCTGCCCATTTTACAAAAGACAGTTATATAATAAATCAGTATAAAAAGATACTTCGACCTGACGCCCTCCCAAGCATTTTCCCCTCTCCTGGGGCATATTATGATCGGAAACGGCCACGGAAGCGGCGTAAAAGGAACAAAGATTCCAGTCAAGTTTCCAACCCACCAACTCCCATGGAATGGAAAGAAACATGGACTAACAGAGAAATTTTGTTCGGGGGTGAGGATACCCAGACGAACGTGTCTTGCTTTGATACTACATATGTTCGATGGTACAATAAATCTGTGTCAGACAGGGATCATGCTCGGGTTGGTGTGCACCCCAGACCTCATCCTCATCTTAAAGAAGAACTGCTTGAAGTCCCATGTGCTGGTCAGGAAAATGTGGACGTGCCTCATCCGGGCTTACTAACATCTATAAAATCTGAAAATATCGATGAACAGCCAGAAGACCACGAGGATGATGGTATTTTACGCATTTTAGTAGACTCGCCCAAGAACGAAGACAACCATCTGATGTCCCCTGGCATTAAAGACGAAACGAACGTCAGAGCTACAGAACACAGTCTGCATGAG GCAGAAGAGATGCCGAAATGTATTGTACAGGGCTGTCCGCACTTCGCGGGGAGGAAGAACAGCACGCCTGGAGTTACCCTTCACATGTTTCCTAAGGACTTGAATGTCATTAAAAAATGGCTGCTGCAGACAAACCAAGATTTCGGTGATCTTGACTTGTTCGCAGAGGGGATCTTGCAAGGAAAGATTGGAATTTCCCGTATTTGCTCGGCCCATTTTGCTCCAGAATGCTATGCTTTAGTTGGGTCACAAAAAATCCTTTTGGACGGGTCTATTCCAACAATATTCCCAGAAAGGGATAAAGCATCTAATGAGAATGCAGCTAATCCAGCGTTCCAGAACATTTACTTACCTCTAGGTCTGTGGACAAATAACATGTCTGTGGTACCAAATGTGGCATCATGGGGAGTTAACCAGTTCATAGGTCCTGACGTGAATCAAGACATTGTGATAGCCACCAATGGTTTAGGTGTAAATGTCAGCACATCAGCAATAGAACATAATATGGAAATAATACCCAATCAGTATGGAAATCCACCAACAACAAATTTTGTTGGCAAATCCCCCCCTCCCAGGACTGGGAATGTAAAAGCCCGTGCTAAAAAACCAAAGGCCAAGCCACAAAAACAACGGAAGACTGTCAATGAGACAGGCCTAGTGGTCCATGACGTGACAACCAACAAGGTAAATAAAGCCATTCAGTGGCCTGAGTATGAGAACAACGTGAGCGGAGAGCTCTGGAAAGTGATGCATGACCATTTCTACAAGGTGCCAAGAAAGTATAAGGAAATGAAGAAATGCTCGGTCATGTCGGAGTATGGAGTTAGGAAATACCTACATGGCAATGATACGGAGAGTGAACTG TTCTCAACACTGCAGTATGTGGCCAACGTCTTCTCAATGAATAAATCTAGGGAGCTAAAGTCAACAAGAATGCTAAACCAGGCCCTGGAGATCGTCTCTCTGATAGCTGGAGAG GAATGGGTCATTGTAAAGAAGAACTCCATCCATAATGGTGTGCACGagctgaccggagag GTCCCCATAAAGTGTGGCGAAGTGGCAGTCTACTTCTCAATGGATGAATGGGACTATATAGAAGACCACAAGGAGGACTATGAGGACTTTGTTACAGACAATATCCCATTGAATCGCACATGGGAAGTCCCAGAACAGTGGGATTCTG ATCCAATGACTGAGTATGAGGAGTTTGAAGAGTTAGAAGAAGATGAGGAAGAAGACATACCAGATCCCCCTCCAAATGAAGACTCCTCAGACTGGGAACCAGACAGTGATATGGAatttgagaaaaaagaaaaatctgtggCAATCCGTGAGAGAGTGATTTCGAGTAACCCTGAGACTGAGGAACCCCAAATGACTCATAAGTGTGATGAGTGTGAAGAAGCCTTCCCCGATGAAGAGGCTCTTGAGGCACACAAACCAACACACATACGTAAGTGTGAGGACTGCGAGGAACTGTTCAGCACCGAAGCAAAACTCATCAAACACCGGGCCGAGAACCATGCCACCAAGCGCTTCGCCTGCACCATCTGCGGTATCCAGTACGACTACAAGTCTCAGTTCATCATACACCAAAGGGCGCACACAGGCGAAAAACCCTTCCCTTGCGCAGTGTGCGGGAAGAAGTTTGGCCACAGAAGTAGCTTACTCGTCCAccaaaggagacacacagccggaaAAACTTTTGAGTGCGGAAAATGCGACAGGCGCTTCGACAAAAAGAGCGAGCTGGTCAGACACGAGAAAGATCACAGCCAAAATCAGCCCTACAAATGCAAGAAATGCGAGAAGACGTTTGCATGTAAAACGGGTCTGCTGCGGCACAGGAAGGATCACCCTGAAGA GAATGATGACAAAAAAGAGAAAGTCCGCTCCAAGAAACACCCATTTAAGTGCAAGGTGTGCGGGAAGAAGTTCGCACAGAAAAGAACTTACGAGAAACACATGTGGGAACACGACGACTACTAA
- the LOC138772781 gene encoding uncharacterized protein isoform X2 — protein MPKCIVQGCPHFAGRKNSTPGVTLHMFPKDLNVIKKWLLQTNQDFGDLDLFAEGILQGKIGISRICSAHFAPECYALVGSQKILLDGSIPTIFPERDKASNENAANPAFQNIYLPLGLWTNNMSVVPNVASWGVNQFIGPDVNQDIVIATNGLGVNVSTSAIEHNMEIIPNQYGNPPTTNFVGKSPPPRTGNVKARAKKPKAKPQKQRKTVNETGLVVHDVTTNKVNKAIQWPEYENNVSGELWKVMHDHFYKVPRKYKEMKKCSVMSEYGVRKYLHGNDTESELFSTLQYVANVFSMNKSRELKSTRMLNQALEIVSLIAGEEWVIVKKNSIHNGVHELTGEVPIKCGEVAVYFSMDEWDYIEDHKEDYEDFVTDNIPLNRTWEVPEQWDSDPMTEYEEFEELEEDEEEDIPDPPPNEDSSDWEPDSDMEFEKKEKSVAIRERVISSNPETEEPQMTHKCDECEEAFPDEEALEAHKPTHIRKCEDCEELFSTEAKLIKHRAENHATKRFACTICGIQYDYKSQFIIHQRAHTGEKPFPCAVCGKKFGHRSSLLVHQRRHTAGKTFECGKCDRRFDKKSELVRHEKDHSQNQPYKCKKCEKTFACKTGLLRHRKDHPEENDDKKEKVRSKKHPFKCKVCGKKFAQKRTYEKHMWEHDDY, from the exons ATGCCGAAATGTATTGTACAGGGCTGTCCGCACTTCGCGGGGAGGAAGAACAGCACGCCTGGAGTTACCCTTCACATGTTTCCTAAGGACTTGAATGTCATTAAAAAATGGCTGCTGCAGACAAACCAAGATTTCGGTGATCTTGACTTGTTCGCAGAGGGGATCTTGCAAGGAAAGATTGGAATTTCCCGTATTTGCTCGGCCCATTTTGCTCCAGAATGCTATGCTTTAGTTGGGTCACAAAAAATCCTTTTGGACGGGTCTATTCCAACAATATTCCCAGAAAGGGATAAAGCATCTAATGAGAATGCAGCTAATCCAGCGTTCCAGAACATTTACTTACCTCTAGGTCTGTGGACAAATAACATGTCTGTGGTACCAAATGTGGCATCATGGGGAGTTAACCAGTTCATAGGTCCTGACGTGAATCAAGACATTGTGATAGCCACCAATGGTTTAGGTGTAAATGTCAGCACATCAGCAATAGAACATAATATGGAAATAATACCCAATCAGTATGGAAATCCACCAACAACAAATTTTGTTGGCAAATCCCCCCCTCCCAGGACTGGGAATGTAAAAGCCCGTGCTAAAAAACCAAAGGCCAAGCCACAAAAACAACGGAAGACTGTCAATGAGACAGGCCTAGTGGTCCATGACGTGACAACCAACAAGGTAAATAAAGCCATTCAGTGGCCTGAGTATGAGAACAACGTGAGCGGAGAGCTCTGGAAAGTGATGCATGACCATTTCTACAAGGTGCCAAGAAAGTATAAGGAAATGAAGAAATGCTCGGTCATGTCGGAGTATGGAGTTAGGAAATACCTACATGGCAATGATACGGAGAGTGAACTG TTCTCAACACTGCAGTATGTGGCCAACGTCTTCTCAATGAATAAATCTAGGGAGCTAAAGTCAACAAGAATGCTAAACCAGGCCCTGGAGATCGTCTCTCTGATAGCTGGAGAG GAATGGGTCATTGTAAAGAAGAACTCCATCCATAATGGTGTGCACGagctgaccggagag GTCCCCATAAAGTGTGGCGAAGTGGCAGTCTACTTCTCAATGGATGAATGGGACTATATAGAAGACCACAAGGAGGACTATGAGGACTTTGTTACAGACAATATCCCATTGAATCGCACATGGGAAGTCCCAGAACAGTGGGATTCTG ATCCAATGACTGAGTATGAGGAGTTTGAAGAGTTAGAAGAAGATGAGGAAGAAGACATACCAGATCCCCCTCCAAATGAAGACTCCTCAGACTGGGAACCAGACAGTGATATGGAatttgagaaaaaagaaaaatctgtggCAATCCGTGAGAGAGTGATTTCGAGTAACCCTGAGACTGAGGAACCCCAAATGACTCATAAGTGTGATGAGTGTGAAGAAGCCTTCCCCGATGAAGAGGCTCTTGAGGCACACAAACCAACACACATACGTAAGTGTGAGGACTGCGAGGAACTGTTCAGCACCGAAGCAAAACTCATCAAACACCGGGCCGAGAACCATGCCACCAAGCGCTTCGCCTGCACCATCTGCGGTATCCAGTACGACTACAAGTCTCAGTTCATCATACACCAAAGGGCGCACACAGGCGAAAAACCCTTCCCTTGCGCAGTGTGCGGGAAGAAGTTTGGCCACAGAAGTAGCTTACTCGTCCAccaaaggagacacacagccggaaAAACTTTTGAGTGCGGAAAATGCGACAGGCGCTTCGACAAAAAGAGCGAGCTGGTCAGACACGAGAAAGATCACAGCCAAAATCAGCCCTACAAATGCAAGAAATGCGAGAAGACGTTTGCATGTAAAACGGGTCTGCTGCGGCACAGGAAGGATCACCCTGAAGA GAATGATGACAAAAAAGAGAAAGTCCGCTCCAAGAAACACCCATTTAAGTGCAAGGTGTGCGGGAAGAAGTTCGCACAGAAAAGAACTTACGAGAAACACATGTGGGAACACGACGACTACTAA